In Mustela lutreola isolate mMusLut2 chromosome 1, mMusLut2.pri, whole genome shotgun sequence, one genomic interval encodes:
- the C1H11orf24 gene encoding uncharacterized protein C11orf24 homolog: protein MWTALVLVWISSLSLSESQVPSQDARHLVLNQTDNPAKKSVSVMTVTRVLNGISGIMTAVTPSPVPLATGTPVANASSPAVTAGRTLRTDAGTEGSPEQVASRAPQPPAPAASQRTPSSTAVRVPHTQVPSGSPLPGTAALTTLATSAQPTTGPVMTAHAPMGTHSPSQHTPGNSTASPTATSGSQVLNVSTQAPAVQASTGWPTADTARGPTPTLSSTASEPTRPSVTPVATTAGTTTTAHAQEPTTSSAPSPVPPTSPTPKGEATSPTTRPSPAPSTPGAAGPGTARTPEHVPPETPPGTASSAPTPGAPGSTKMSATDLCPLSTQGQYVVVTTRPLSPSLVNKGFLLAALFLGVALFVVVVVLLALQAYESYRKKEYTQVDYLINGMYADSEM from the exons ATGTGGACAGCCCTTGTGCTCGTTTGGATTTCCTCCTTGTCCTTATCCGAGAGCCAAGTGCCATCCCAGGATGCAC GGCACTTAGTCCTCAACCAGACAGATAATCCAGCCAAGAAAAGTGTATCTGTGATGACAGTTACCAGAGTCCTTAATGGAATATCCGGAATAATGACCGCAGTGACCCCTTCTCCTGTCCCATTGGCCACAGGGACCCCGGTGGCCAACGCCAGCTCTCCTGCAGTCACAGCAGGTAGAACACTCAGGACAGATGCGGGGACGGAAGGTTCCCCTGAACAAGTAGCCTCCAGGgcaccccagccccctgccccggcGGCATCACAGCGGACCCCATCCTCCACCGCCGTCCGTGTCCCCCACACACAGGTGCCAAGTGGCAGCCCACTGCCAGGGACAGCAGCTCTGACGACACTGGCCACCAGTGCTCAGCCCACCACTGGGCCTGTCATGACTGCCCACGCCCCGATGGGCACACACAGCCCTTCCCAGCATACCCCCGGCAACTCCACAGCCAGTCCCACGGCCACCTCGGGTTCCCAAGTGCTTAACGTGTCCACACAAGCCCCCGCCGTCCAGGCATCAACAGGCTGGCCCACGGCTGACACAGCAAGAGGGCCCACACCCACCCTCTCCAGCACAGCCTCGGAGCCCACCCGCCCATCCGTGACTCCCGTGGCCACCACAGCAGGGACCACCACCACAGCCCATGCCCAGGAGCCGACCACCAGCTCAGCGCCATCACCTGTGCCCCCCACCAGCCCGACCCCCAAGGGGGAGGCCACGTCCCCCACGACCCGGCCGAGCCCTGCTCCATCAACACCTGGGGCTGCGGGGCCAGGGACAGCCCGGACACCCGAGCACGTGCCGCCTGAAACCCCTCCTGGCACGGCGTCCTCCGCCCCGACGCCGGGGGCTCCCGGGAGCACGAAGATGTCAGCCACAGACCTGTGCCCGCTCAGCACCCAAGGCCAGTACGTGGTGGTCACCACCAGGCCCCTCAGCCCGTCTCTGGTGAACAAGGGTTTCCTGCTGGCGGCGCTCTTCCTCGGGGTGGCCCTCTTCGTCGTCGTCGTGGTTCTGCTCGCCCTGCAGGCCTACGAGAGCTACAGGAAGAAGGAGTACACGCAGGTGGACTATCTCATCAACGGGATGTACGCGGACTCGGAAATGTGA